The following DNA comes from Serpentinimonas raichei.
GCGCTTGCTAGCACTCAACCCCAACGAGTGCTAATGATAAGGGCGCAGCGGCCGCTTTTCAAGGGGGGAGGGTGCGAAATGTGTGGGCGGCGTGTGCCTCGGCCAGCAATTGCTTCCAGTCGCTGGGCGGATGGCCGCTTTCAAGCATCTTGCGAAACACCCGGTAGACGTCGTCACTGCTCTCGTAGGCGCGCTTGGTGTCCTCGTCGTTGACCCAAGCGAGCACGATCGCCTTGGCTGTTGCGTGGTAGCGGAAGAACAGCCGGTGCTGCTGAAAAAACTTGGCCCGCAACCAGTGCTTGTGGTCGTCGCCAAGGGTGTTGCCTTGCCGGTACTCTGGTCGTGTCGGATCTTGCGGGATCACGTCGAACGCCAGCCTAGTGACCGCCGCCAGTCGCTTGGCGGCGTTTTTATTCATGTACCCGACCGGGTCCTTCTGCTTCAAGGCTTCAACCTGCTGAGCCAGCACTTCCAACTGGGCAAGGAACAGCGGGTGGGCAAAAACCGTCCAGCCGTGTACGACCAGTGCGGCAGGTTTGCCCGCGCTCATTCATCGTCTGCCGACAGGGCCGCGTCAAGATCGACTTTGATGCCGCCAGTCAGCCACTGGAGGCGCTGCACGAAACCGGCATCAATGGCCTGCAGGCGCTCGGGATGGTTGGCGATGTCGCGGGCCAACAAGCCAAGGAAAGATCCCAGCACCGGGTCGTCTTCCTGTGCGGGCTCGGCGCGCGACAGCACGACCTCGCCGCCGGGGCGTATGGTGTAGTGGATTTTGTCGCGCTTGCCCAGACGAAGGGCGCGGCGCACGGTTTCCGGCACCGTGGTCTGGTAGCGGTCGGTCAGGGTGGATTCGACTTCAAGGGTGGCCGCCATGGTGCTCTCCGGTCAAAAGGGGGGGGTGGATGCCTTGCATGGTAATGCAATCCCATTGCTCGGTCAATGCGGCACCTCGCGCCACAGCCCAACCAAGCGCTCGCTGGGCCAGCCGGTTAGGCGCTGCAGCAGCGCCCAGTCGAAACCGGGGCCGGGGTCGGCCTTGCGGCCGGGGGCGATGTGCTCGTGCCCGGCCACGTGCTCCAGCGGGTAGCGCGCCGCCAGCTCGTGGCACAGCGCGGCCAGGGTGTGGTACTGCTCCGCTTCGAAAGGGCCGCCCTCCAGCCCTTCGAGCTCGATGCCGATCGAGTAATCGTTGCAATTGGGCTGGCCCTGCCACTGCGAGGCCCCGGCGTGCCAAGCGCGGCGCTCGCAATCTACAAACTGCAGCAGCTCGCCGCCGCGGCGGATGAAGTAGTGCGCCGACACCTGCAGCCCGCGGATGGACTGAAAGTAGGGGTGCGCGTCCCAATCGAGCGTGCCGGCAAACAACTGCTCCACCTGCGCCCCGCCATACTGCCCCGGCGGCAGGCTGATGGAGTGCAGCACCAGCAGCGTGATGCGCGCCCCCGGTGGGCGCGGGCCGTGGTGCGGGCTGGGGCAGTGGCGGGGGGTGGGCATGGGCGCTAGTGTGGCGCAAAATGCGCTTGAACGGTGCCGGTGCCGCGGTTCATCATTTCTTCCATTGCCAAGCCAAGATGATGACTGTAAACACCATGCCCTTGCGCGCAGACTACCCTTTACTTGACTTCTTCACGTAGTTGCGGAGCAGGTACTCGTCGAACATAGGAACCGTGAAGGCAATGTCACCGTGGGACGGGCTATAGATCATTCCTTTTCTGATGATCTGTGCACGCCGTGGACCCAGGCTTTGGTGGGTCTCATTGAGTGCGGCCGCAACGTCTGATGACCTATACGGACCGGCGCCAAGTTTAGCCATCGCGATAACGTACTCTCGTTCCTTCAGAGTTAGCCGATCAAAGCGAACCTTAAAGAAGCCATCGTCCAGTCGCCTCGTGGCTTCACCTGCAGCCTTGGATGCGTCTTCTAGCCCAATGCCTGGTCCAGCGGCGATGTTCCAGCACTGATAGCCCCACTCCTGCAAAAAGTAGGGATAGCCTTTGGTCCTTGCTAGGATCTCATCGAGCGCCTCGCCATCAATGCGCTCTCCCTCACCTTCGATCGGTTGCCTGATGGCTGTCTTCGCATCCGCCTCCTCAAGAGCGCCAACGGCAGGGTAGTGAAAGAGCCGCTCCGCGTAGGATTTCGCATCGCCTGAAAGCGCTGCAACCTGCGGCAGACCAGCACCAAAGAACAGAACTGGCAGGTCCTTCTGGTTGACCTTGTGCAGCGCAACGATTAACGCTGCCAAGTCCTCGGAGCGGAGGTATTGCACTTCGTCAATCAGGAGCGTCCAGGCCTTGCCCGCGGCCTTCGCTGCCTCGCCTACCCGAACGAACAATTCAGGGAGGTCGGCCTCCATGTCGCCGCTATCGGCTACTCCCACTTCCGGGTCAACCGAAATGGAAGCATCACCGTACGAGAGCTTGAAGGCCGAGGCGAATGAGCGCAGAGCCCGAAGCGCCTGATGAGCTTTGGCCTTGGCCTTCTCCGATGCCGAAAGCTTGCGCAGGGCTTGGTTGATCTTCGGTGCAAGGAGTTCACTGAGCGCCCTTCCCTCCGGTGCCTCGATAGCCGATGTCACGTGCCCTGCTGCTTGGGCCATATCTTCAATTTTGTTCAGCAGCACCGTCTTGCCGACGCCACGCAAACCCAGCAACATCTGCGAACGGCTGGGCTTGCCCAGTAGAGCCCGCTGAATCGCTGTCTGTGCGTCTTGAACAATGGTGTCCCGGCCAGCCAGCTCCGGTGGTCTGCTCCCGGCGCCCGGGGCGAAAGGGTTCCTCACGGCGTCCATGATTCCTGCTCCGGTAGAAGTCTAAGCATTGACATCATAGTCTATCGCAAACAACTTATACATGCTTATACATGCTTAGAACTCACTAGAGATCGTTGCGCGTCGGCGCTGGCACCAGCGTCGAGCCTGCTGATGCCCAGTAACTGGTAGAGCAGGCCGTCATCTTCCTTGCTGCCATCCGAGGCGCGGTGCGGCGGGGGAGCTGGCTTGCCGCTGCTGCCCACATGGACAAGATGGGAGTCTAGTGTGGCGCAAATTGCGCTTGACACAAAGTACGTTTTAACGTACGCTAAGGGTCAAAGGAGCATACCATGCTGACCCCCATCACCGCAAGCGCAGCGCGTGCCGATCTGTACCGCCTGATCGATCAGGCGGCTCAATCGCATCAGCCGATCTTGATTTCTGGCAAGCGCAGCAGCGCGGTCTTGGTTTCGGCCGCTGACTGGCAAGCCATACAAGAGACGCTCTACCTGCTGTCGGTGCCGGGCATGCGCGAGTCCATCTTGCAGGGCATGGCCGAGCCCCTAGGCCAGAGTGCCAAGGCGGTTGACTGGTGAAGTGGGCCGTTGTCTATGCCAGGCAGGCACTGAAGGATGCCCAAAAAATCTCGGCCGCCGGGCTGAAGGAAAAGGCGCAAGCGCTGCTCGAAATCTTGGCCACCGATCCCTTTCAAAACCCGCCCGCCGACGAAAAGCTGGTGGGCGATCTCGAAGGGGCCTACTCGCGCCGAATCAACATCCAGCACCGCCTAGTTTACGAGGTGCTCAAGCAGGAACGCACCGTGCGTGTGCTGCGCATGTGGTCGCATTACGAATGATGCGCCTAGGGCAGTGGCTGCGCTACCCGGTTGCTCGCTTGCGGTTTTCCGGTACAGTCACAGGCATGGCACCCACCGTTGTCCGCGACGGCCAGTTCCGGCTGTTCTTCTTCTCGCGCGAGGAGCCGCGGATTCACGTTCACGTGGCGCACCCAGAAGGCGAGGCAAAGTTCTGGCTGACGCCATCGGTGCATGTGGCCACGAACGTTGGTCTGTCAAACGTCCAGCTTCGACAGGCACAGGAAATCGTTGAAGCTCACATTCAGGAGATCCAAAATGCTTGGAACAGTCACTTTGGAGGCTGAAGTCACCAACATCTCGATGCACTGCTTCTGGCTGTTGCTCGGAGACGAAGAGCTTGCCGTGCCGTTCTCCGACTTCCCGTGGTTCAAGCAGGCAACGATTGAGCAGATATCTAACGTTCAGCGCCCAACTGTTGACCACCTTTACTGGCCGCAGCTCGACGTGGACCTGTCTATCGAGTCCATCCGCAAGCCAGAACGCTTTCCACTGGTTTCGCGCAGCGCTGCCTGACCCATCGCTGTTGAACGGTGCCGGTGCCACGGTTCATCATTTCTGTCAGAGAACGAGCGGCTGGCCTTCATCGACTGGCAATCTATCGCACCCAGTGGTATGACTCGGCAGATGGACAGCGTTTTCCGTACCCGAACATTCACCCGCTGGATGCGCAAGGCGGGCCTGACTGACGCGGGCCTGCACGCTGCGGTGAGCGAGATGGTTCAGGGACTCGTGGACGCCGACTTGGGTGGCCATCTAGTGAAAAAGCGCATTGCGCTGGCGGTGGGTGAAATTGAAGAGGTACGCCATGACAACGACCAAACGCAAAAGCCGCATCCTAGATGAGGTGCATGAAACCGCACGCGGGCTGCATGGCGCAGGGCTCATCAGCAAGCGTCGCATGGGCGAGTTTGATGCCCTGTGCCATCTCGGCGTCCACGAGCTGGTGCCGCAGCAAATCAGAGCGCTGCGCGAACAAGCGCACCTGAGCCAGTCGGTGTTTGCCGCGGTGCTCAACACCAGTGTGTCCACGGTGCAAAAGTGGGAGGCAGGTGACAAGAAGCCGAGTGGCCCGTCCCTCAAACTCCTCAACCTCATCGAGCGCAAAGGGCTGGAAGCGGTGCTGTGACGCCAAGCGTGAGTCCATCAAGCAGGGCGGCACCGGCTCGCCTATGAAGTGCTCCAGCCGGAACGCACCGTGCGTGTGCTGTGCATGGGGTAGCACTGCGAATGATGCGCTTGGGTCTGCGTCAAGGGCTTGGTTCAATCATGCCATGGCTCCAAAAGCGCGGGAAGGGCGATAGCCCGAGCCCGATTGGGCGCCAGCCGCTGTGCTCGGGCCAGTGCAGATAGGGCAGTTGCTGCGCCACGACCCAGACCAGGTAGAGGCTGGCGAGCAAAAAGGGCAGCGCCAGCCATAGCCGTGCGCGCCAGCTTGCCGGCTGCAAGGGGGCATCGCACTCACACAGCGCCCACGCCCAGCCCGCCAGCAGGCACAGCCAGACCAGCGTGGTGGGCATGACCAGCACCCCATCCACCAGGCTTTGCGTGGCCGCCCCGGTGAGGCTGGCCAGCAGCGCCATGCGCAGGGCAGGGTGGGTGTCGCCGGCCAGCGGCAGGGCCGCCCCGTGGCAGCGGCGCAACAACTGCCAGTACGCGCGGCCCAGCCAAGCCAGCAACAGCAGGGCCGCCGGCAGGCCCCATTCGGCCGCCCCTTGCAGCGGCGCGTTGTGCGGGTGCGCGGCAATGGGGTTGGGGTGGGCGGCAAAGTGCATCGGCCCCACACCCAGCAGCGGCTGCTGGCGGATCATGTCCCAGGCCAGCGACCAGATCACCTCGCGCCCCGACAGCGAGAAGGTCAGGCGGCTGGCCGGGTGGTGGAACGTGGTGGGGTCGGCCAACAGCAGCGGGGGCAGCACGGTGAACAGCAGCCCGCTAAGCCCAGCCCCGAGCAGGCCGGTGAGCAGCAGGCCGAGCGCCACGCGCCGGCCCAGCGGCCCCAGGCAAGCCAGCAGCACGGCGCTGGTGCCCAGCGCCAGCACCGTGCCACGGGTGCCGGTGCTGAGCACCACCGCCCACGTGAGCACCGCCAGCGCGCCCAGCAGCCAAGCCCAGCGGTGCGGCCACTGCGCCGGGGCAAAGGCCCAGCCCAGCAGCAACAGCGGCAGCAGCAGCGTGGCCACTTGGCCAAAAAAACGCGGGTTGGAAAAACCGCCCAGCATGGCCAGCACGTGCAGGCCCAATTCGGGCTGCGCCAAGGCGCTGGCGTAGGCCACCAAAAATTGCAAGCCTATGCCCGCGCAGAGCATGAAGGCGGCCAGCAGCAGCGCCCCATCCAGCCCCGGCGCCTGCAGGCGCAGCCCGCGCACGGCCAGCGCCAGCCCCAGGCAGCCCAGCAGCAGGCTGATTTCCAGCAGCGCCCAAGCCGGGTGCGCCGCCGCCCAGGCCGAGGCCAGCCCCAGCCCCAGCACCGCCGCCAGCAGGCCCACGCTGAGCGGGCGTGCCGACCAAGGTGCGGTGTAGGGGCTGAGCAGCAACAGCGGTGCCAGCGCCAGCAGGGCCACCTGCACCAGGCGCTGCTGGTCGTGCCAGGCCAGCGGGGGCTGCAGTTGCAGCAAGGGCATGCTGGCCGCGAGCGCCAGCAGCAGCCAGGCCGCGAGCAGGGTGCCTAGGTGCGGGCGGATGAGGCTCGGGTGGGGCATGTGCGGGTGGGGTGGCTTGGGCTGCCTGTGCCGCCAGAGGGGGGTGGCGTGCAGGCCGGCAGGAATGTGGCTGCGGCAGTGGGGCCGACTAGCTGCCCAAGGCGCAGCCGACGGGCAGCAGTGGGGCGGCCACGCTGCTCTCGCACACCCACTGGCCGGTGCCGTTGCGCGTGAAGCGCACAAAACGCCCCACCACCTGCGGGCTGCCGTTCAAGGTGCAGGCAATGCGCTGCCCGCTGGCGTCGGACCAGGCACCGGACACGGCGATGCTGCCGCAGCGCAGGGTGCTGGCTGGCAGGCCCAAAGCCACAGCGTCTGGGCTGCCGGTGAGCTCGGAATGGATGCCGCTCTCAAAAGCCGTGACCCCGCTGCGTATGTCGGCCAAGCCGGCCGTTACTTGGGAGCGGGCGCTGAAATTTTGATACAGGGGCAAGGCGATGGCTGCCAGAATGCCGATGATGGTCACCACGGTCAGCAGCTCGATCAGGGTGAAGCCTTGTTGCGAGCGGTTCATGGGGGTGCCTTCGGTAGGTGCAGTCTGCAGGGGATGTGGCTGGGGTACGGCTTTTGGGTATCGTATTGCCAAGTCGGGCGGTAGCAAATTGGAGAGCCGAAAACGTGTTGACAAAAAAGCCCGCTCGGTGAGGAGCGGGCTTGGTCGTCATGCAAATTTATAGCTGTTGCGAGGTTCCCGTTGCAAACAGGCCCGCCACAGAAGTTTGCGAATTAGGATGCGGTGCAGCCGACTGGGCGATGTACTTCGTCCACGTTGGTGGTGCATGCCCACTGACCATCGGTGGCGCGTGTGAGTCGAATGTAGTCACCCCGAACGCTAGGGTTGCCATTGATGATGCATTGGATCTGTTGTCCACTGGCTAATGTCCAGCCAGCGGTCGGCAAAGTAATGGCGCAACGCGTTGTAGTTGCTGCTAAGCCAATGTCTGTCAAGTTTGCATTACCCGTGCGATCCCCACGCTGAATCCCTTCCTCAAAAGCCGTCACACCGCCGCGAATATCGGCCAAACCTGCTGTGGCTTGCGAGCGCGCGGTGTAGTTCTGGAAAGCCGGCAGCGCAATCGCCGCCAAAATGCCGATGATGGCCACCACGATCATCAGTTCGATCAGGGTGAAGCCTTGTTGAACGCGTTTCATAAAAATTCTCCAATGCGGGTTGATAAGGGGCCGCAAAGGGTTTGCGGTCGGTGGCATACAAGCAAACCGCGTGCCAGGGGCTGGCAAGCGCTGGTCTGCCCTAGGCGGCACAGGGGCCGTGCAGCACAGGCAAGGGGTTGCGGGGCGCTGCAGGCGGGCCGGCACCTCAAAATTTCACCTCAAAATTTGATGTGCGGTGGATCAAATTCGGGCTGGCACGGCAGCGCTTGCCGGGGCTGGAATGGCCGCAGAGTAGCCCAGCCGCTGCGCCATGCATCCGAAAGCCGTTCATGGGGCCCGAGCAACGCCCCGCCCCGCCCCGCTTCACCTGCGCCGACTA
Coding sequences within:
- a CDS encoding type II toxin-antitoxin system Phd/YefM family antitoxin, which encodes MTPITASAARADLYRLIDQAAQSHQPILISGKRSSAVLVSAADWQAIQETLYLLSVPGMRESILQGMAEPLGQSAKAVDW
- a CDS encoding pilin — protein: MVAIIGILAAIALPAFQNYTARSQATAGLADIRGGVTAFEEGIQRGDRTGNANLTDIGLAATTTRCAITLPTAGWTLASGQQIQCIINGNPSVRGDYIRLTRATDGQWACTTNVDEVHRPVGCTAS
- a CDS encoding DUF2442 domain-containing protein — encoded protein: MLGTVTLEAEVTNISMHCFWLLLGDEELAVPFSDFPWFKQATIEQISNVQRPTVDHLYWPQLDVDLSIESIRKPERFPLVSRSAA
- a CDS encoding O-antigen ligase family protein, translating into MPHPSLIRPHLGTLLAAWLLLALAASMPLLQLQPPLAWHDQQRLVQVALLALAPLLLLSPYTAPWSARPLSVGLLAAVLGLGLASAWAAAHPAWALLEISLLLGCLGLALAVRGLRLQAPGLDGALLLAAFMLCAGIGLQFLVAYASALAQPELGLHVLAMLGGFSNPRFFGQVATLLLPLLLLGWAFAPAQWPHRWAWLLGALAVLTWAVVLSTGTRGTVLALGTSAVLLACLGPLGRRVALGLLLTGLLGAGLSGLLFTVLPPLLLADPTTFHHPASRLTFSLSGREVIWSLAWDMIRQQPLLGVGPMHFAAHPNPIAAHPHNAPLQGAAEWGLPAALLLLAWLGRAYWQLLRRCHGAALPLAGDTHPALRMALLASLTGAATQSLVDGVLVMPTTLVWLCLLAGWAWALCECDAPLQPASWRARLWLALPFLLASLYLVWVVAQQLPYLHWPEHSGWRPIGLGLSPFPRFWSHGMIEPSP
- the ampD gene encoding 1,6-anhydro-N-acetylmuramyl-L-alanine amidase AmpD → MPTPRHCPSPHHGPRPPGARITLLVLHSISLPPGQYGGAQVEQLFAGTLDWDAHPYFQSIRGLQVSAHYFIRRGGELLQFVDCERRAWHAGASQWQGQPNCNDYSIGIELEGLEGGPFEAEQYHTLAALCHELAARYPLEHVAGHEHIAPGRKADPGPGFDWALLQRLTGWPSERLVGLWREVPH
- a CDS encoding DUF4160 domain-containing protein — protein: MAPTVVRDGQFRLFFFSREEPRIHVHVAHPEGEAKFWLTPSVHVATNVGLSNVQLRQAQEIVEAHIQEIQNAWNSHFGG
- a CDS encoding Txe/YoeB family addiction module toxin yields the protein MKWAVVYARQALKDAQKISAAGLKEKAQALLEILATDPFQNPPADEKLVGDLEGAYSRRINIQHRLVYEVLKQERTVRVLRMWSHYE
- a CDS encoding type II toxin-antitoxin system RelE/ParE family toxin translates to MDSVFRTRTFTRWMRKAGLTDAGLHAAVSEMVQGLVDADLGGHLVKKRIALAVGEIEEVRHDNDQTQKPHPR
- a CDS encoding ATP-binding protein yields the protein MDAVRNPFAPGAGSRPPELAGRDTIVQDAQTAIQRALLGKPSRSQMLLGLRGVGKTVLLNKIEDMAQAAGHVTSAIEAPEGRALSELLAPKINQALRKLSASEKAKAKAHQALRALRSFASAFKLSYGDASISVDPEVGVADSGDMEADLPELFVRVGEAAKAAGKAWTLLIDEVQYLRSEDLAALIVALHKVNQKDLPVLFFGAGLPQVAALSGDAKSYAERLFHYPAVGALEEADAKTAIRQPIEGEGERIDGEALDEILARTKGYPYFLQEWGYQCWNIAAGPGIGLEDASKAAGEATRRLDDGFFKVRFDRLTLKEREYVIAMAKLGAGPYRSSDVAAALNETHQSLGPRRAQIIRKGMIYSPSHGDIAFTVPMFDEYLLRNYVKKSSKG
- a CDS encoding type II toxin-antitoxin system YhaV family toxin, which gives rise to MSAGKPAALVVHGWTVFAHPLFLAQLEVLAQQVEALKQKDPVGYMNKNAAKRLAAVTRLAFDVIPQDPTRPEYRQGNTLGDDHKHWLRAKFFQQHRLFFRYHATAKAIVLAWVNDEDTKRAYESSDDVYRVFRKMLESGHPPSDWKQLLAEAHAAHTFRTLPP
- a CDS encoding pilin, which produces MNRSQQGFTLIELLTVVTIIGILAAIALPLYQNFSARSQVTAGLADIRSGVTAFESGIHSELTGSPDAVALGLPASTLRCGSIAVSGAWSDASGQRIACTLNGSPQVVGRFVRFTRNGTGQWVCESSVAAPLLPVGCALGS
- a CDS encoding type II toxin-antitoxin system PrlF family antitoxin → MAATLEVESTLTDRYQTTVPETVRRALRLGKRDKIHYTIRPGGEVVLSRAEPAQEDDPVLGSFLGLLARDIANHPERLQAIDAGFVQRLQWLTGGIKVDLDAALSADDE
- a CDS encoding helix-turn-helix domain-containing protein, whose translation is MTTTKRKSRILDEVHETARGLHGAGLISKRRMGEFDALCHLGVHELVPQQIRALREQAHLSQSVFAAVLNTSVSTVQKWEAGDKKPSGPSLKLLNLIERKGLEAVL